One window of Papaver somniferum cultivar HN1 chromosome 9, ASM357369v1, whole genome shotgun sequence genomic DNA carries:
- the LOC113313397 gene encoding glutaredoxin-like — protein MGGVFSSGSKKTPEELQMTLAKAKEIVSSTPVVVFSKTYCGFCTSVKKLLTQLGAAFKVIELNQESDGDDIQAALLEWTGQRTVPNVFIGGKHVGGCDSVTGLHQKGKLVNMLTEAGAIGNNSSQL, from the exons ATGGGAGGGGTATTTAGTTCTGGAAGTAAGAAAACACCAGAGGAATTACAAATGACTTTAGCAAAAGCAAAAGAAATTGTTTCTTCAACTCCAGTGGTTGTCTTCAG CAAGACATACTGTGGGTTTTGCACTAGTGTTAAGAAGTTGTTGACACAGCTCGGAGCAGCTTTTAAGGTCATCGAATTGAACCAGGAGA GTGATGGGGATGATATCCAAGCGGCACTACTGGAGTGGACTGGACAAAGGACTGTTCCTAATGTATTCATCGGAGGAAAACATGTCGGCGGCTGCGACA GTGTTACTGGTCTGCATCAGAAAGGTAAACTGGTGAATATGCTCACTGAAGCTGGGGCTATCGGAAACAACTCTTCCCAGCTGTAA
- the LOC113313396 gene encoding uncharacterized protein LOC113313396: MEPASIDWKNVNSIYIEDELYEHINAPKFINFTAPDDPVDDEAWFCKPDCKHPKTAEDFRRSYPNSKAKFIRALSSVSEPLLLGDRNCRDSYLKRRLHNDQRPPESHGDSENENPNLSTPPPRNPLKAVFKSSAEKKKCNKQLGTSSPAESSQERRNPQLKTTLSARNLFSGKEILSQITELCGELKKLATRATQKEGCEKSNEEKAVLVNEKKTLFQELLANGCSVDLNDKVDEQDERVSLFAEKENEKESRPLLAEKVNLESPTSNGKQKLRRKKKFEDTENIPMSLDLKKIVGQNSLQVRTNPPSPQCFSAARGPLRSTKAITPLKTIKSMPAERGILQEVGQNSSRLATNDDQLHGEEKACNKNISHAKSTTTSGGSEEARSLDIFWFLKPCTMSS; the protein is encoded by the exons ATGGAACCAGCAAGTATTGATTGGAAGAATGTAAATTCTATTTACATTGAAGATGAATTATATGAGCATATAAATGctcctaaatttattaatttcACGGCTCCTGATGATCCTGTTGATGATGAAGCTTGGTTTTGTAAACCTG ATTGTAAGCATCCAAAGACTGCAGAAGATTTTCGTAGATCTTATCCTAATTCAAAG GCTAAGTTTATTAGAGCACTTAGTAGTGTTTCTGAGCCATTACTGCTGGGAGATAGGAACTGCAG agattctTACCTCAAAAGAAGATTACATAATGATCAAAGACCACCTGAATCTCACGGAGATAGTGAGAATGAAAACCCCAATTTATCCACTCCACCTCCAAGAAACCCATTAAAAGCAGTGTTCAAATCGAGTGCAGAAAAGAAGAAATGTAACAAACAGTTGGGAACTTCTTCTCCTGCAGAGTCATCCCAAGAACGTCGAAACCCACAACTCAAAACCACTCTCTCAGCCAGAAATCTATTCTCTGGTAAAGAAATTCTCAGTCAGATAACTGAATTGTGCGGTGAATTAAAGAAATTGGCGACAAGAGCGACACAGAAAGAAGGATGCGAGAaatcaaatgaagaaaaggcGGTTTTGGTGAATGAGAAGAAAACACTTTTCCAAGAATTATTAGCCAACGGTTGTTCAGTAGATTTGAATGACAAAGTGGATGAACAAGACGAGCGAGTATCTTTGTTTGCTGAGAAAGAGAATGAAAAAGAGAGCAGACCTTTGCTTGCTGAGAAAGTGAATCTTGAATCACCAACTAGTAATGGAAAACAGAAGCTGAGGAGAAAAAA AAAATTTGAAGATACAGAGAACATTCCAATGTCCCTGGATTTGAAGAAGATAGTTGGACAGAATTCGCTGCAGGTGAGAACTAATCCTCCATCACCGCAGTGCTTTTCAGCAGCTCGTGGACCTCTCCGTTCCACCAAAGCTATCACTCCGCTCAAGACTATCAAGTCCATGCCTGCT GAGAGGGGAATCCTTCAAGAAGTGGGACAGAATAGCAGCAGATTAGCAACAAATGATGATCAGCTTCATGGGGAGGAAAAAGCTTGCAACAAAAATATATCTCATGCAAAGAGTACTACTACTAGTGGTGGTTCAGAAGAAGCAAGATCCTTGGACATATTTTGGTTCTTGAAGCCTTGCACTATGTCTAGCTAA